In a single window of the Rhizobium etli CFN 42 genome:
- a CDS encoding RHE_PE00001 family protein encodes MRYDIDGVMLQTLLPLLAAAEDAAARLDERVLRSSVGEGFAERSHFFDAAGALWVAGELVHVEDLVLHDAHMDSRAPSHELTIAHSVLRTRRRIWTGEPSWALGASGLATLTATTGEGEGLTPEAKSPAAAVEADDEGEDEDAPLAAEMAEIDAILARSQKLIDIHTGKAPSGEEAAAISPAKRNYDPLGLLGDEEWDEEQRLAEWRGVLPLADSLPPVLGAVILFEAWDRIEPLRRQHWLGGLLVESYLRARGKVASHLFSFYGGLKLVRHERRRARDRATRLQAFLEAMQLAAAAGLKEIDRLSLARTQMELRFRGRRSNSSLPELADFILSRPMVSAAMVARHLRITPRGALNLVNEIGIREITGRGRYRAWGII; translated from the coding sequence GACGCGGCGGCGCGGCTGGACGAGCGGGTGTTGCGCTCATCGGTTGGTGAGGGATTTGCCGAGCGCAGCCACTTCTTCGATGCCGCAGGTGCGTTATGGGTCGCCGGCGAGCTCGTTCATGTCGAGGATCTCGTTCTGCACGACGCGCATATGGATAGCCGCGCTCCCAGCCATGAACTGACGATCGCCCATTCGGTGCTGCGGACGCGTCGGCGCATCTGGACCGGCGAACCGTCCTGGGCGCTCGGCGCCTCGGGGCTGGCAACGCTGACGGCGACCACAGGGGAAGGGGAGGGTCTCACTCCCGAGGCCAAGAGCCCGGCGGCTGCGGTCGAGGCCGACGACGAGGGCGAGGATGAAGACGCGCCGCTCGCCGCCGAGATGGCCGAGATCGATGCCATTCTTGCCCGCTCGCAGAAGCTCATCGACATCCATACGGGCAAAGCGCCGTCCGGCGAGGAGGCGGCCGCAATATCTCCGGCCAAGCGCAACTATGACCCTCTCGGCCTGCTAGGCGACGAGGAATGGGATGAGGAGCAGCGGCTTGCGGAGTGGCGAGGCGTGCTGCCATTGGCCGACAGCCTGCCGCCGGTTCTAGGCGCCGTCATCCTGTTCGAAGCCTGGGACAGGATCGAGCCGTTGCGGCGTCAGCATTGGCTCGGCGGACTTCTGGTCGAAAGCTACCTGCGCGCCCGCGGTAAGGTCGCTTCGCATCTCTTTTCCTTTTACGGCGGGCTGAAATTGGTGCGCCACGAGCGGCGTCGGGCCCGTGACCGGGCGACGCGGCTGCAAGCTTTTCTCGAAGCGATGCAGCTGGCTGCGGCGGCGGGCCTCAAGGAAATCGACCGGCTGTCGCTGGCGCGCACGCAGATGGAGCTGCGCTTTCGCGGCCGCCGCTCGAACAGCAGCCTGCCGGAACTGGCCGATTTCATTCTGTCGCGGCCGATGGTCTCGGCGGCGATGGTCGCCCGCCATCTGCGGATTACGCCGCGCGGCGCGCTGAACCTCGTCAATGAGATCGGCATTCGCGAAATCACCGGGCGCGGCCGCTATCGTGCCTGGGGTATCATCTGA
- a CDS encoding Bax inhibitor-1/YccA family protein, with translation MNPINPRYNAVPGSQALFDEGLRQHMLRVYNYMSLGLVITGIVAFIVGSTPALYVPIFGSPLKWVVMLAPLAFVFFFSFRIQTMSASTAQITFWAFCAVMGLSLASVFLVFTKTSIAQTFFITAAMFGSTSLYGYTTKRDLSKMGSFLMMGLFGIIIAGIVNIFLGSSALQFAISVIGIVVFVGLTAYDTQNIKEQYSENYDQESNQKLAVFGALSLYLNFVNIFQLLLNFTGERE, from the coding sequence ATGAACCCGATCAATCCCCGTTACAACGCCGTACCCGGCTCCCAGGCCCTTTTCGACGAGGGTCTGCGCCAGCACATGCTGCGCGTCTACAATTATATGAGTCTCGGCCTAGTCATTACAGGCATCGTCGCCTTCATCGTCGGCTCGACGCCGGCGCTTTACGTACCGATCTTCGGCTCGCCGCTGAAGTGGGTGGTGATGCTCGCGCCGCTCGCCTTCGTCTTCTTCTTCTCGTTCCGCATCCAGACGATGTCGGCGAGCACTGCGCAAATTACTTTCTGGGCCTTCTGCGCGGTGATGGGCCTGTCGCTTGCCTCCGTCTTCCTGGTCTTCACCAAGACGAGCATCGCCCAGACCTTCTTCATCACCGCCGCCATGTTCGGCTCCACCAGCCTCTACGGCTACACGACGAAGCGCGACCTGTCGAAGATGGGCTCGTTCCTGATGATGGGCCTCTTCGGCATCATCATCGCCGGCATCGTCAACATCTTCCTGGGTTCAAGCGCGCTGCAGTTCGCGATCTCGGTGATCGGCATCGTCGTCTTCGTCGGTCTGACCGCCTACGACACCCAGAACATCAAGGAACAATATTCGGAAAATTACGATCAGGAATCGAACCAGAAGCTCGCCGTCTTCGGTGCGCTCTCGCTCTACCTGAACTTCGTCAACATCTTCCAGCTTCTGCTCAACTTCACGGGCGAACGGGAATAG
- a CDS encoding anti-sigma factor family protein, producing MKTIDPIVDADLDAYVDGELDVARRIQVESYLSAHPAIAAKVMADLSMKGELRLALAGESAFGRPDIRDAARRLERGLSYGRIFHSMQRIAAVGILVTAGWVAHNSFGAFSATEVSASVPAPAYVEDAVRAYQTATLRASMPAQTPTIFSAEDIRSATAIVMPELPKDWKVADVQIFPSEFGPSVEMAITVADGKRLSLFAVRPGAFEVQPVSHLALEKAEAAYWQIGEVAYALIAEDSGLNLDQAAERLARSLY from the coding sequence ATGAAGACAATTGATCCGATCGTCGATGCCGATCTCGACGCCTATGTGGATGGCGAGCTTGATGTCGCCCGCCGCATCCAGGTGGAATCCTATCTTTCGGCGCACCCCGCGATTGCCGCCAAGGTGATGGCCGATCTCAGCATGAAGGGTGAGCTGCGCCTGGCGCTTGCCGGCGAAAGCGCCTTCGGCCGCCCCGATATCCGCGATGCCGCCCGCCGGCTGGAGCGTGGCCTTTCCTACGGCCGCATTTTCCACTCTATGCAGCGCATCGCCGCCGTTGGCATTCTGGTTACCGCCGGCTGGGTGGCGCATAATTCCTTTGGCGCCTTCTCAGCAACCGAAGTATCGGCTTCGGTTCCGGCGCCTGCCTATGTCGAGGATGCCGTTCGCGCCTACCAGACCGCGACCCTCCGCGCCTCGATGCCGGCGCAGACGCCGACGATCTTCAGCGCCGAGGACATCCGTTCCGCCACCGCGATCGTCATGCCCGAATTGCCGAAAGACTGGAAGGTGGCCGACGTGCAGATCTTCCCGTCCGAATTCGGTCCCAGCGTCGAGATGGCGATCACGGTGGCGGACGGAAAGCGACTGTCGCTTTTCGCCGTCCGGCCTGGCGCCTTCGAGGTCCAGCCGGTCAGCCATCTCGCCCTTGAAAAGGCAGAAGCCGCCTATTGGCAAATCGGCGAGGTCGCCTATGCGCTGATTGCCGAGGATAGCGGCCTCAATCTCGATCAGGCGGCCGAACGGCTCGCCCGTTCTCTCTATTAG
- a CDS encoding sigma-70 family RNA polymerase sigma factor yields the protein MERKDRPFDVIGQLAALRRYARALVRNSDEAEDLVHDALVRAFEKKKSFRSGGNLRTWLLSILHNAHIDRLRQNRSLTRRHDEAAVEADRSLPAGQEHAVRLQQVRDAFFDLPEEQREALHLVAIEDLSYQEAANALGIPIGTLMSRISRARAQLREFEEKTPRVSHLRLIGGNGNEDN from the coding sequence ATGGAACGCAAAGACCGCCCCTTCGACGTCATCGGACAGCTCGCCGCGCTGAGGCGCTACGCGCGCGCGCTGGTGCGCAATTCGGACGAGGCCGAGGATCTGGTGCATGATGCGCTGGTGCGCGCCTTCGAGAAGAAGAAGAGCTTTCGCAGCGGCGGCAACCTGCGCACTTGGCTGCTGTCCATCCTGCACAATGCCCATATCGATCGCCTTCGCCAAAACCGGTCGCTGACGCGCCGCCACGACGAAGCGGCTGTCGAGGCCGATCGGTCCTTGCCGGCCGGCCAGGAACACGCCGTGCGCTTGCAGCAGGTACGCGATGCCTTCTTCGACCTGCCGGAGGAACAGCGCGAGGCGCTGCATCTCGTGGCGATCGAAGACCTTTCCTATCAGGAAGCTGCCAATGCGCTCGGCATTCCGATCGGCACCTTGATGTCGCGCATCTCCCGCGCCCGCGCGCAGCTGCGCGAATTCGAGGAGAAGACGCCGCGCGTTTCGCATCTGCGATTAATCGGAGGGAACGGCAATGAAGACAATTGA
- the cueR gene encoding Cu(I)-responsive transcriptional regulator — protein sequence MNIGEASERSGLPSKTIRYYEDIGLIRPERGGNGYRDYAASDVHKLRFLQRSRGLGFSVEECRQLLALYEDKARASADVKDIAESKLGEIDRKIRELTELRRTLEHLVHACHGNDRPDCPILEELSDGG from the coding sequence ATGAACATCGGCGAGGCATCTGAGCGGTCCGGCCTGCCTTCGAAGACAATCCGCTATTACGAGGATATCGGCCTCATCCGCCCCGAAAGGGGCGGAAACGGCTATCGCGACTATGCGGCAAGCGACGTCCACAAGCTGCGCTTCCTGCAGCGCTCACGCGGACTCGGCTTCTCAGTAGAGGAATGCCGGCAACTGCTGGCGCTTTATGAAGACAAAGCCCGGGCGAGCGCCGACGTCAAGGATATCGCCGAGAGCAAACTTGGCGAGATCGACCGCAAGATCCGTGAACTGACGGAACTTCGCCGCACCCTGGAGCATCTCGTGCATGCCTGCCATGGCAACGACCGGCCGGATTGTCCGATTCTCGAAGAACTTTCGGACGGCGGCTGA
- a CDS encoding heavy metal translocating P-type ATPase, with the protein MNTKHDHHHGHAHGDDDHSHCSHDRGKVADTVIRDPVCGMTVNPQAGKPTLTHADRLYHFCSESCRTKFAAAPQDYLTAKDPVCGMTVDRSTAKHFLKVEGEKFYFCSAGCKTKFEADPTAYRDGNRPVAKPAPKGTLYTCPMHPEVISDRPGDCPKCGMALEPMGIPPADEGPNPELVDFTKRLWVSAILALPLLALGMGPMLGLPLREAIGEPQASYIELLLATPVVLWAALPFFRRAWASLVNRSPNMWTLIGLGVGTAYVYSLVATLAPGIFPMSFRGHGASVPVYFEAAAVIVALVFVGQVLELKARERTGSAIRALLDLSPKTARRIAADGSESDLPVEEIQTGDRLRVRPGERIPVDGSVVEGQSTVDESMITGEPLPVEKSKGDGLTGGTINKNGSLVMSAEKVGADTVLSRIVDMVATAQRSRAPIQGAVDRVSAFFVPAVVVTAILAFIVWAAIGPEPSLADALLAAVAVLIIACPCALGLATPMSIMIATGRGAGEGVLIKDAEALERFSKVDTLIVDKTGTLTEGKPKLTDIVALGGTEESRLLSLAASLERGSEHPLAEAIISGAEERGVTFVEITGFEAKTGKGVKGLVDGTSIALGNAAMLADLGIDPAALSEKTEALRGDGKTVMFVTLDGTLAGLVAVADRIKPTTAVAIKALHESGMKIIMATGDNERTARAVAKSLGIDEVRADVLPEGKKALIEELRANGAVVAMAGDGVNDAPALASADVGIAMGTGADVAMESAGITLVKGDLNGIVRARRLAEATMRNIRQNLGFAFGYNALGVPVAAGVLYPIFGLLLSPMIAAAAMSLSSVSVIANALRLRFAKS; encoded by the coding sequence ATGAACACAAAACACGACCACCATCACGGCCACGCCCATGGCGATGATGATCATAGCCATTGCAGCCATGACCGGGGCAAGGTCGCCGACACGGTCATTCGTGATCCCGTCTGCGGCATGACCGTCAATCCGCAAGCCGGCAAGCCCACCCTTACCCATGCTGACCGCCTTTACCATTTCTGCTCCGAAAGCTGCCGGACGAAATTTGCGGCCGCACCCCAGGATTACCTGACAGCGAAGGACCCTGTCTGCGGCATGACCGTCGATCGTTCGACGGCCAAACATTTCTTAAAGGTCGAGGGCGAGAAATTCTACTTCTGCTCGGCCGGCTGCAAGACGAAATTCGAAGCCGACCCCACGGCCTATCGCGACGGCAATCGCCCGGTAGCAAAGCCGGCGCCGAAGGGCACGCTCTATACCTGCCCGATGCATCCGGAGGTCATCAGCGACCGTCCCGGCGACTGCCCGAAGTGCGGCATGGCGCTGGAACCGATGGGTATTCCTCCCGCTGACGAAGGCCCGAACCCGGAACTTGTCGATTTCACCAAACGGCTTTGGGTCAGCGCCATCCTTGCGCTGCCGCTGCTGGCGCTCGGCATGGGGCCGATGCTCGGCCTGCCGCTCCGCGAAGCGATCGGCGAACCGCAGGCGAGTTACATCGAGCTGTTGCTGGCAACACCTGTGGTGCTGTGGGCGGCCCTGCCCTTCTTCCGGCGTGCCTGGGCGTCTCTCGTCAACCGCAGCCCGAACATGTGGACCCTGATCGGTCTCGGCGTCGGCACCGCCTATGTCTACAGCCTCGTCGCCACGCTAGCGCCCGGGATTTTCCCGATGAGCTTTCGCGGCCATGGCGCTTCCGTGCCCGTCTATTTCGAGGCGGCGGCCGTCATCGTCGCGCTCGTCTTCGTCGGCCAGGTGCTGGAATTGAAGGCGCGCGAACGCACCGGTTCGGCGATCCGCGCCCTGCTCGACCTCTCGCCGAAGACGGCGCGGCGGATCGCTGCCGACGGCAGCGAAAGCGACCTACCGGTCGAGGAAATTCAAACCGGCGACCGGCTGCGCGTGCGTCCCGGCGAACGCATTCCGGTGGACGGCTCCGTCGTCGAGGGCCAGTCGACCGTCGATGAATCGATGATTACAGGCGAGCCTCTGCCCGTCGAGAAGTCGAAAGGCGACGGACTGACGGGCGGCACGATCAACAAGAACGGCTCGCTGGTCATGTCGGCCGAAAAGGTGGGCGCCGACACGGTGCTGTCGCGCATCGTCGACATGGTCGCTACGGCGCAGCGCTCGCGGGCGCCTATCCAGGGCGCGGTCGACCGGGTGTCGGCCTTCTTCGTGCCGGCCGTCGTCGTCACGGCTATCCTTGCCTTCATTGTCTGGGCCGCGATCGGGCCGGAACCGAGCCTCGCCGATGCGCTGCTGGCCGCCGTCGCCGTACTGATCATCGCCTGCCCCTGCGCTCTCGGTCTTGCGACGCCGATGTCGATCATGATCGCGACCGGGCGCGGCGCCGGAGAAGGAGTGCTGATCAAGGACGCCGAAGCACTGGAGCGCTTTTCCAAGGTCGACACGCTGATCGTCGACAAAACAGGCACACTGACCGAAGGAAAGCCGAAGCTTACCGACATCGTTGCCCTCGGCGGAACCGAGGAAAGCCGGCTGCTGTCGCTGGCCGCGAGCCTGGAGCGCGGCTCCGAACATCCGCTGGCCGAAGCGATCATCTCCGGCGCCGAAGAACGCGGCGTCACTTTCGTCGAGATCACCGGCTTCGAGGCGAAGACCGGCAAGGGTGTAAAGGGCCTTGTCGACGGCACAAGCATAGCGCTCGGCAATGCGGCCATGCTCGCCGATCTCGGCATCGATCCCGCAGCGCTGTCGGAGAAGACCGAGGCCCTGCGCGGTGACGGCAAGACGGTGATGTTCGTGACGCTCGACGGTACGCTTGCTGGCCTCGTCGCCGTCGCCGACCGGATCAAGCCGACAACGGCCGTCGCCATCAAGGCGCTGCACGAGAGCGGTATGAAGATCATCATGGCGACGGGCGACAATGAGCGGACGGCGCGCGCAGTGGCAAAGAGCCTCGGCATCGATGAGGTCCGCGCCGACGTCCTGCCGGAAGGCAAGAAGGCGCTGATCGAGGAATTGCGCGCCAACGGCGCCGTCGTCGCCATGGCCGGCGACGGCGTCAACGATGCGCCGGCCCTTGCTTCGGCCGATGTCGGCATCGCCATGGGCACCGGCGCCGACGTTGCGATGGAAAGTGCCGGCATTACATTGGTAAAGGGCGACCTCAACGGCATCGTCAGGGCACGGCGGCTGGCGGAGGCGACGATGCGCAACATTCGCCAGAATCTCGGTTTCGCCTTCGGTTATAATGCGCTCGGCGTGCCGGTCGCAGCCGGCGTGCTCTATCCGATCTTCGGCCTGCTGCTGTCGCCGATGATCGCGGCGGCGGCGATGAGCCTCTCGTCGGTCTCGGTGATAGCAAATGCGCTGAGACTGCGCTTTGCGAAATCATAG
- the treY gene encoding malto-oligosyltrehalose synthase — protein MILPTATYRIQFRNGMTFDRARDLVPYLKTLGISHLYASPIFTAVSGSTHGYDVTDANEIDPALGGRAGFDRLTESLAAADMGLILDIVPNHMAASPENAWWRDVLAFGRQSTYAGHFDIDWSEPLTLPQLGQDFDGALTDGELKLVLDETQGNFAMAYFQTLLPLNPGSYGAIANRLGDPVATRMAEAVTSGEDFARAIRDILFEGGNRATLRQKLEDISSDHDFLRSLHEGQHWRLTHWKDAARHLSYRRFFEVTGLVGTRVEDPPVFDDLHRLVLELVREGKVQGLRIDHVDGLAEPKAYLDRLRAAVGADIYIVVEKILGASEVLPESWPVAGTTGYEFIAALSELFIDAGGLRILDDAYRSLAGETGDPEAGRRLARQQMVERNFAGETARLAAIAAGIFPELNRGEIATALGALLIAFPVYRTYGDGGPLSWQDSAVLAATASQVMAELDDRRALDHVLKLLEGRIDGDAAHEFRIRFQQLSGPVMAKATEDTLFYRYNRLLAANEVGSEPGKPPEGLDGFHRRMAERARLQPHGLSATATHDTKRGEDARARLYALSEGADVFAQAVARWRDMNRPWLKDLPDGVAPEPNTEWMLYQALAGVWPEDFDRGQMDELRARFTDYAVKAVREAKLRTAWTEQDGAYEDAVTNYAAALVSPDNDAFLEDFESVLQPFIAAGYVNSLSQTLLKLTAPGIPDIYQGAEGFDFSLVDPDNRRPVDHEQLAAWLDEARPIAKLQAAALKQRIVGISLQLRRRQPTLFSKGDYLPLKATGSRRDHLLAFARVQDGDFAIIAAPRLMFGWLDPGVLFAGPEFWEDTMIAVPSPLHGLKADLLTGKTIEPGGSISVSALLGTQPVGLISPI, from the coding sequence ATGATTCTTCCGACTGCGACCTACCGGATACAGTTTCGCAACGGCATGACCTTCGATCGCGCCCGCGACCTTGTTCCCTATCTGAAGACGCTCGGCATCAGCCATCTCTATGCCTCGCCGATCTTCACCGCCGTCAGCGGCTCAACCCATGGCTATGACGTCACCGACGCCAACGAAATCGATCCGGCGCTCGGCGGCCGGGCGGGGTTCGACCGGCTGACGGAAAGTCTTGCCGCAGCGGACATGGGGCTGATCCTCGACATCGTCCCCAACCACATGGCCGCTTCGCCGGAAAACGCCTGGTGGCGCGACGTGCTGGCCTTCGGTCGGCAAAGCACCTATGCCGGCCATTTCGACATCGACTGGAGCGAGCCGCTGACGCTGCCGCAGCTCGGCCAGGATTTCGACGGCGCGCTCACCGATGGCGAGCTCAAGCTCGTGCTCGACGAAACCCAGGGCAACTTCGCCATGGCTTATTTCCAAACGCTGTTGCCGCTGAACCCCGGCAGCTACGGCGCGATCGCAAACCGGCTCGGCGATCCGGTCGCAACGCGGATGGCGGAGGCCGTCACCTCAGGCGAGGATTTCGCCCGGGCGATCCGCGACATCCTCTTTGAAGGCGGCAATCGGGCCACTCTCCGGCAAAAACTCGAGGATATCTCTTCCGATCATGATTTTCTCAGAAGCCTGCATGAGGGGCAGCATTGGCGACTTACCCACTGGAAAGACGCGGCGCGGCATCTGAGTTACCGCCGCTTTTTCGAAGTGACCGGACTGGTCGGCACCCGCGTCGAAGATCCCCCAGTGTTCGACGACCTGCATCGGCTGGTGCTCGAACTGGTGCGCGAGGGCAAGGTGCAGGGCCTGCGCATCGATCATGTCGACGGGCTTGCCGAGCCCAAGGCTTATCTCGACAGGCTTCGGGCAGCGGTCGGAGCCGATATTTATATCGTCGTGGAAAAGATCCTCGGAGCAAGCGAGGTGCTGCCGGAGAGCTGGCCGGTTGCCGGCACCACAGGATATGAATTTATCGCTGCGCTGAGCGAACTCTTCATCGATGCTGGCGGACTGCGCATATTGGACGACGCCTATCGCAGCCTCGCCGGCGAAACGGGTGATCCCGAGGCGGGCCGGCGGCTTGCCAGGCAACAGATGGTGGAGCGCAATTTCGCCGGGGAGACCGCCAGGCTGGCAGCGATCGCGGCGGGCATCTTTCCCGAACTCAACCGAGGAGAGATCGCCACCGCGCTCGGCGCGCTGCTGATCGCCTTTCCCGTCTACCGCACCTATGGCGACGGCGGTCCGCTTTCCTGGCAGGATTCGGCCGTCCTTGCCGCAACCGCATCGCAAGTCATGGCAGAACTCGACGACCGGCGCGCGCTCGATCATGTGCTGAAGCTTCTAGAAGGCAGGATCGACGGCGATGCGGCTCATGAATTCCGAATCCGCTTCCAGCAATTGAGCGGGCCGGTCATGGCGAAGGCGACCGAGGATACGCTGTTCTACCGCTATAACAGGCTGCTTGCCGCAAACGAAGTCGGCAGCGAACCGGGCAAGCCGCCGGAGGGCCTGGACGGCTTCCATCGCCGCATGGCCGAACGGGCGCGGCTGCAGCCGCATGGGCTTTCGGCAACGGCGACCCACGACACCAAGCGCGGCGAGGATGCCCGCGCAAGGCTCTATGCCTTGAGCGAAGGGGCGGATGTTTTTGCCCAGGCGGTGGCGCGTTGGCGTGACATGAACCGGCCGTGGCTGAAGGATCTGCCGGATGGCGTGGCACCGGAGCCGAATACCGAATGGATGTTGTATCAGGCGCTTGCCGGCGTCTGGCCGGAGGATTTCGACAGAGGGCAGATGGACGAGCTTCGCGCCCGCTTTACCGACTATGCGGTCAAGGCGGTGCGCGAGGCCAAATTGCGCACTGCCTGGACGGAACAGGATGGTGCGTATGAAGACGCCGTCACGAATTATGCCGCGGCGCTGGTGTCGCCGGACAATGACGCCTTTCTCGAAGATTTCGAAAGCGTGCTGCAGCCCTTCATTGCGGCGGGCTACGTCAACAGCCTGTCGCAGACACTGCTGAAGCTGACGGCGCCTGGCATTCCCGACATTTACCAGGGCGCGGAAGGTTTCGATTTCAGTCTTGTCGATCCCGACAATCGCCGACCTGTCGACCACGAACAGCTGGCAGCCTGGCTTGATGAAGCCCGACCGATCGCCAAGCTTCAGGCGGCGGCGTTGAAGCAGCGCATCGTCGGGATCAGCCTTCAATTGCGGCGGCGGCAGCCGACTCTGTTTTCGAAAGGCGACTATCTGCCGTTAAAAGCGACGGGCAGCCGGCGTGACCATCTGCTCGCTTTTGCCCGTGTGCAGGATGGTGATTTCGCGATCATCGCCGCGCCCCGGCTGATGTTCGGCTGGCTCGACCCTGGCGTGCTTTTTGCCGGTCCTGAATTCTGGGAAGATACTATGATCGCCGTCCCCTCCCCTCTTCACGGCCTGAAGGCGGATCTCCTGACCGGAAAGACGATCGAGCCAGGGGGCAGCATTTCAGTCTCTGCCCTGCTCGGGACCCAGCCGGTCGGGCTTATCAGCCCGATCTGA
- the pbpC gene encoding penicillin-binding protein 1C: MRLWRKFAIGSAAGILLAGAAMLALDAADKAFPPPLDRADTVSPEVLDADGQLLRAFATGEGRWRLKTTVADVDPQFLRMLVAYEDQRFYDHGGVDAWALGRASLQFIRNGRIVSGASTLSMQVARLIEPRAERSFSAKLLQLVRAVQTERRLSKEEILDLYLTHAPYGGNLEGVRAASLAYFGKEPRRLTVAEAALLVALPQLPERRRPDRNLKAAQEARKRVLDRAAVAEAVGDGEAERAEAVAIPPRRLQLPALAAHLAEAALRKEPAILKHQTTLKKPVQQGLEQVARAATMKLGPKLSLAMVMADAQTGAIVGEVGSADYFDASRSGWIDMTRVNRSPGSTLKPFIYGLAFEQGLVSQETIIEDRPADFFGYRPRNFDMSYQGDVTVREALQLSLNVPAVKLLDAVGPSRLLVRFRRAEVRPALPANETPGLAIGLGGVGITLKDLVQLYTALADRGQPARLGDGITGTPGKLDGEPLLEPVAVWNVADILSGVIPPAGAPQRGIAYKTGTSYGYRDAWSVGYDGRFVLGIWVGRPDNSAVPGLTGYGTAAPILFEAFAKSGIATTPLPRPPAGAVRIAQSELPISQRRFALNASGLLVASGREPAPQIVYPPEGAHIDLGAKGGDLSPLMLKLQGGRAPFRWLANGKPLPDLSRRRTQQWQPDGGGYSKLTVIDSAGRAASVGVFID, from the coding sequence ATGAGGCTGTGGCGCAAGTTTGCGATCGGCTCCGCCGCCGGCATTCTTCTTGCCGGCGCGGCCATGCTTGCGCTCGACGCCGCCGACAAGGCTTTTCCGCCGCCACTCGACAGGGCGGATACGGTTTCCCCGGAAGTGCTGGATGCCGACGGGCAGTTGCTGCGCGCCTTCGCGACCGGTGAAGGCCGCTGGCGGCTGAAGACGACGGTCGCCGATGTCGATCCGCAGTTCCTGCGCATGCTTGTTGCCTATGAGGATCAGCGTTTCTACGATCACGGCGGCGTCGACGCCTGGGCCCTCGGGCGGGCGAGCCTGCAATTCATCCGCAATGGCCGCATCGTTTCCGGCGCCTCGACGCTGTCGATGCAGGTGGCGCGGCTGATCGAGCCGCGAGCGGAACGCTCGTTTTCGGCAAAACTTCTGCAGCTCGTCCGCGCGGTGCAGACCGAACGGCGGCTGTCAAAGGAAGAGATTCTCGATCTTTATCTCACCCATGCGCCCTATGGCGGCAATCTCGAAGGCGTGCGCGCCGCAAGTCTCGCCTATTTCGGCAAGGAGCCGCGACGCCTGACGGTCGCCGAAGCCGCCCTGCTCGTCGCCCTGCCGCAATTGCCGGAACGGCGCCGGCCGGATCGTAATCTGAAGGCGGCACAGGAGGCGCGCAAGCGCGTGCTCGATCGCGCCGCGGTGGCCGAGGCGGTCGGCGACGGTGAAGCGGAGCGGGCCGAAGCTGTCGCCATACCGCCGCGGCGCCTGCAGTTGCCGGCCCTCGCCGCCCATCTCGCTGAAGCCGCGCTGCGCAAGGAGCCGGCGATCCTCAAGCACCAGACGACCTTGAAGAAGCCGGTGCAGCAGGGGCTGGAGCAAGTCGCCCGTGCCGCGACGATGAAACTCGGGCCGAAGCTTTCGCTCGCCATGGTGATGGCCGATGCCCAGACCGGCGCGATCGTTGGCGAGGTCGGTTCGGCCGATTATTTTGACGCCAGCCGCTCCGGCTGGATCGACATGACACGCGTCAACCGCTCGCCCGGATCGACGCTCAAGCCCTTCATCTACGGGCTCGCCTTCGAACAGGGCCTCGTGTCCCAGGAGACGATCATCGAAGATCGGCCTGCCGATTTCTTCGGCTACCGCCCGCGCAATTTCGACATGAGCTATCAGGGCGATGTCACCGTGCGCGAGGCTTTGCAGCTCTCCTTGAACGTGCCGGCCGTCAAGCTGCTCGATGCCGTCGGGCCGTCACGGCTGCTGGTGCGTTTCCGCCGCGCCGAGGTGCGCCCTGCCCTGCCGGCGAACGAAACGCCGGGACTGGCAATCGGTCTTGGCGGCGTCGGCATCACGCTCAAGGATCTGGTGCAGCTCTATACGGCGCTCGCCGATCGCGGTCAGCCGGCAAGGCTCGGCGATGGCATCACCGGTACACCTGGCAAGCTCGACGGCGAACCGCTGCTCGAGCCGGTCGCGGTTTGGAACGTCGCCGATATTCTCTCCGGCGTCATCCCTCCCGCCGGCGCGCCGCAGCGCGGCATCGCCTATAAGACCGGCACGAGCTATGGCTATCGCGACGCCTGGTCGGTCGGTTATGACGGGCGTTTTGTTCTCGGCATCTGGGTCGGCCGGCCCGATAACAGCGCCGTCCCGGGTCTGACCGGCTACGGCACCGCGGCACCGATCCTGTTCGAGGCTTTTGCCAAATCAGGTATTGCAACGACGCCCCTGCCGCGCCCGCCGGCGGGCGCCGTGCGCATCGCCCAATCGGAGCTTCCGATCAGCCAGCGGCGTTTTGCCCTCAACGCCAGCGGCCTGCTCGTCGCCTCCGGCCGCGAACCCGCGCCGCAGATCGTTTATCCGCCCGAAGGCGCCCATATCGATCTCGGTGCAAAAGGCGGCGATCTGTCGCCATTGATGCTGAAGCTGCAAGGCGGCCGTGCGCCCTTCCGCTGGCTTGCCAACGGCAAGCCCTTACCCGATCTCTCGCGCCGGCGCACGCAGCAATGGCAGCCCGATGGCGGCGGCTATTCCAAACTGACCGTCATCGATTCGGCCGGGCGCGCCGCAAGTGTCGGCGTTTTCATCGACTGA